A single genomic interval of uncultured Desulfobulbus sp. harbors:
- a CDS encoding adenylate/guanylate cyclase domain-containing protein produces MKLPVVLLTTDEAQAQTILRALGHLRVLRCQKAEEVQSICQHQSVALVLIVDEPPAIDGRKVFVQLSALQPGLAGILLIPGQPTAPVLQSALDAGFSGLVELLYAPEVLADVVQQALQRFQLQWENTRLRTLIPLYRLGEKFFAASSEQELVEELLQAVIQQTGASQISVMLYDAREESLRIVAASGMDPALVDSIRVAPGDQISGWVYQHGRSVILNKEDQHSSMFAELLKQPDLVTAISFPLRICDRVIGVLNISQKSSEERFSSADKEMLSIVCSQAANALENLRSRQMLAQTTRLRTLFEQYVAPEVAEILLAQHTDLTELGEITEVTVLFADIRHFTRLVQHVELPLLRRFLNEFFQLYTEVVFQWQGTVDKFMGDAVLSIFGAPVKLENPSLAAVQAAWAIRSRFAELRERWASQSAEFVKVDLGVAVTSGTMFIGNIGSSRRFDYTVVGNEVNFAQRLAAESSKCCIYITETVRQAVADAFTITALGDMQLRGVEKPLPIFSISDLRSTREKDPAAGN; encoded by the coding sequence ATGAAATTACCCGTTGTTCTCCTCACCACCGATGAAGCTCAAGCCCAGACCATTCTCAGGGCGCTGGGGCATCTGCGTGTCCTCCGCTGCCAGAAAGCTGAGGAGGTGCAGTCGATCTGTCAACACCAGAGCGTGGCCCTGGTGCTGATTGTCGACGAGCCCCCTGCGATTGACGGTCGCAAGGTTTTTGTCCAGCTCAGTGCGTTGCAACCGGGATTGGCCGGTATTCTCCTGATTCCCGGGCAACCGACAGCGCCTGTCCTGCAGAGTGCGCTTGATGCCGGATTTTCCGGCCTGGTCGAGTTGCTCTATGCCCCCGAGGTTTTGGCCGATGTGGTGCAGCAGGCTTTGCAGCGATTTCAGCTGCAATGGGAAAACACCCGCCTGCGGACATTGATTCCCCTCTACCGCTTAGGTGAAAAATTTTTTGCCGCCTCCTCGGAACAGGAGTTGGTCGAAGAGTTGTTGCAGGCGGTCATCCAACAGACCGGCGCGAGCCAGATATCGGTCATGCTCTACGATGCTCGGGAGGAAAGCCTGCGCATCGTGGCCGCCAGCGGAATGGATCCCGCTCTGGTCGATTCGATTCGTGTGGCTCCAGGGGACCAGATTTCCGGCTGGGTGTATCAGCATGGCAGGTCGGTGATCCTCAACAAGGAGGATCAGCACAGCTCCATGTTCGCGGAACTTCTCAAGCAGCCTGACCTGGTGACGGCCATCTCTTTTCCACTTCGGATCTGTGATCGGGTGATCGGCGTGCTCAATATCAGCCAGAAGTCCTCTGAGGAACGCTTTTCCTCGGCCGACAAAGAGATGCTTTCCATTGTGTGCAGCCAGGCCGCCAATGCCCTGGAAAATCTTCGTTCCCGGCAGATGTTGGCTCAGACCACCCGTCTGCGGACCCTGTTTGAGCAGTATGTCGCTCCCGAGGTGGCTGAGATACTGCTTGCACAGCATACCGATCTCACCGAGCTTGGGGAGATTACCGAGGTCACGGTCCTTTTTGCCGATATTCGTCATTTCACCCGCCTGGTGCAGCATGTGGAGCTGCCGCTCTTGCGCCGTTTTCTCAATGAATTTTTTCAGTTGTACACCGAGGTCGTTTTCCAGTGGCAGGGGACGGTGGATAAATTCATGGGCGATGCGGTCCTCTCAATTTTCGGAGCGCCGGTCAAGCTGGAAAACCCCAGTCTGGCGGCTGTACAGGCGGCCTGGGCCATTCGTTCTCGGTTTGCCGAGCTTCGGGAGCGGTGGGCGAGTCAATCAGCGGAGTTCGTCAAGGTGGATTTAGGGGTGGCTGTCACCAGCGGGACCATGTTTATCGGCAACATCGGATCGAGCCGGCGCTTTGACTATACCGTGGTCGGCAATGAGGTGAATTTTGCCCAGCGGCTGGCGGCGGAGTCTTCGAAGTGTTGTATCTATATCACCGAAACGGTGCGGCAAGCAGTGGCTGATGCCTTTACCATCACCGCATTGGGGGATATGCAACTCCGCGGCGTTGAAAAACCTCTGCCGATTTTTTCGATTTCCGACCTGCGGAGCACCAGGGAGAAAGATCCTGCCGCGGGCAATTAG
- a CDS encoding manganese-dependent inorganic pyrophosphatase, whose product MSVYVIGHKSPDTDSVTSAIAYAELMKAKGEDYVAAVAGKLNPESEMVLKQFGFATPEILTDATGKQIALVDHSDLAQAPDNLSAGEVVAIVDHHKVGDVTTNQPIFFCAMPVGCTGTVLKILYDLEGVAVQPKVAGLMLSAILSDTVNFKSPTCTDADKKAVKELAAIAEVKDTDALFMEMLKAKSAVAGVPPMELLHRDYKDFDMNGKKVGVGQLELATLDQVADMREALYGAMKEQKGTERHSVLLMLTDVVKEGTDLMVLSDDNALIEGAFGAKLEGNSMWIDGMMSRKKQTVPNLQKAFGC is encoded by the coding sequence ATGTCTGTATATGTAATTGGCCACAAAAGTCCGGATACCGATTCTGTAACTTCTGCCATTGCTTATGCTGAGTTGATGAAAGCAAAAGGCGAGGATTATGTTGCCGCCGTTGCCGGTAAACTGAATCCCGAGTCCGAAATGGTATTGAAGCAGTTCGGTTTTGCCACCCCTGAAATCCTGACCGATGCCACCGGCAAGCAGATCGCTCTGGTTGATCACAGCGATCTGGCACAGGCTCCTGACAATCTTTCCGCCGGCGAGGTTGTCGCTATTGTTGACCATCACAAAGTTGGTGATGTCACCACCAATCAGCCGATTTTCTTCTGTGCCATGCCCGTAGGCTGTACCGGCACCGTTCTCAAGATCCTCTATGATCTGGAAGGCGTTGCCGTTCAGCCGAAGGTTGCCGGTCTGATGCTGTCCGCTATCCTCAGCGACACCGTCAACTTCAAATCCCCGACCTGTACCGACGCTGACAAGAAGGCTGTCAAAGAGCTGGCTGCCATCGCCGAGGTCAAAGACACCGACGCTCTGTTCATGGAAATGCTCAAAGCCAAGAGTGCCGTTGCAGGTGTTCCGCCGATGGAACTGCTCCATCGCGACTACAAAGATTTCGATATGAACGGCAAGAAAGTTGGTGTTGGCCAGCTTGAGCTCGCTACCCTGGATCAGGTTGCCGATATGCGCGAGGCCCTTTACGGTGCCATGAAAGAGCAGAAAGGCACCGAGCGTCACTCCGTACTGCTGATGCTGACCGACGTTGTCAAAGAGGGTACCGATCTGATGGTTCTCTCCGACGACAATGCCCTGATCGAAGGCGCTTTCGGTGCCAAGCTCGAAGGCAACTCCATGTGGATCGATGGCATGATGAGCCGCAAGAAACAAACTGTACCGAACCTGCAGAAAGCTTTTGGCTGCTAA
- a CDS encoding Bax inhibitor-1/YccA family protein, which produces MTRAQARHEASTVFLAKVFNWMAIGLGITGVVAFFMAQSGMVQALIASPIFFILVLAELGMVFFLSARIEKLQPGTATALFVGYSLLNGITLSAIFLAYTKTSIAATFLITAGMFAAMAVYGMVTKRDLSGMGSFMFMGLIGILLASVVNIFLKSPAVYWGISAIGVLVFTGLTAYDVQKIKNMGEEGIMQQGEGAIHKGAIIGALALYLDFINLFLMLLRFFGGSRD; this is translated from the coding sequence ATGACTCGCGCACAGGCCCGCCACGAGGCTTCGACCGTCTTTCTGGCGAAAGTCTTCAATTGGATGGCCATCGGCCTTGGGATCACCGGCGTGGTCGCCTTTTTTATGGCCCAGTCGGGCATGGTTCAGGCGCTGATCGCCAGCCCCATCTTTTTCATTCTCGTTCTTGCGGAATTGGGCATGGTCTTTTTCCTTTCCGCCCGCATCGAGAAGCTACAGCCAGGTACGGCTACCGCGCTTTTTGTCGGCTACTCGCTGTTGAATGGAATAACTCTTTCCGCCATCTTTCTCGCCTACACCAAAACCTCCATTGCGGCCACCTTCCTCATCACCGCAGGCATGTTCGCCGCCATGGCCGTGTACGGCATGGTCACCAAGCGGGACCTCTCGGGCATGGGGTCGTTCATGTTCATGGGGCTGATCGGCATTCTCCTTGCCTCGGTGGTCAACATCTTCCTCAAGAGTCCGGCTGTGTATTGGGGGATCTCCGCAATCGGCGTCCTGGTGTTTACCGGTCTGACCGCCTATGACGTGCAAAAGATTAAAAACATGGGGGAAGAAGGGATCATGCAGCAGGGGGAAGGCGCGATCCACAAGGGCGCGATCATCGGTGCGCTTGCCCTCTACCTAGATTTCATCAACCTCTTTTTGATGCTTCTTCGCTTTTTCGGCGGCAGCAGAGACTGA
- a CDS encoding double-cubane-cluster-containing anaerobic reductase has product MTAASYHAMWEQLNLDIPAHDGLLAVLGKFYGDIYLSQSGRLQGMEYLDFVLSEVHGLRIKELQDAKAAGRTIIGTFCVFVPEELTLAAGAVHIGLCSGAEVGTAEAEQLVPRNTCALIKSFIGFKLARLCPFTESCDLVIGETTCDGKKKAYEAFAEHVPMEILEVPQRKEPADRVLWKSEVLRFKTIIEQLTGNSITEEKLQAAIKLVNDKRRALQRLNRLRQADPAPISGRDALLINQVSFYDDPVRFTASINTLCDQIEARIAAGEGVAPADTPRLLLSGCPMAVPNWKLPYIVESSGAVIVGEESCIGTRNSRDLVNEEATTMDGMIDALVDRYLQIDCACFTPNNERQANIQTMVKDLKADGVLHYSLMFCQPYEHEAIKIEKTLQQAGVPMLSIATDYSMEDVEQLKTRIEAFVEMVK; this is encoded by the coding sequence ATGACGGCAGCAAGCTACCACGCGATGTGGGAACAACTCAACCTCGACATTCCGGCCCACGACGGTCTTCTGGCGGTGCTCGGAAAATTTTACGGCGATATTTACCTCTCCCAATCCGGACGGCTTCAGGGGATGGAGTATCTGGACTTTGTGCTGAGCGAGGTGCACGGTCTGCGCATCAAGGAACTGCAGGATGCCAAGGCCGCCGGGCGCACGATCATCGGCACCTTCTGCGTTTTCGTTCCCGAAGAACTGACCCTGGCCGCCGGTGCGGTGCACATCGGTCTCTGTTCCGGTGCCGAGGTGGGCACGGCCGAAGCCGAACAGCTGGTGCCACGCAACACCTGCGCCCTCATCAAATCCTTTATCGGGTTCAAGCTCGCCCGGCTCTGCCCCTTCACCGAATCCTGCGACCTGGTCATCGGCGAGACCACCTGCGACGGCAAGAAAAAGGCCTACGAGGCCTTTGCCGAACACGTCCCCATGGAGATCCTCGAGGTGCCGCAGCGAAAAGAGCCTGCGGATCGAGTGCTGTGGAAAAGCGAGGTGCTGCGGTTCAAGACGATCATTGAACAGCTCACCGGCAACAGTATCACCGAGGAAAAACTGCAGGCGGCGATCAAGCTGGTCAACGACAAGCGGCGCGCCCTGCAACGCCTCAACCGGCTTCGCCAGGCAGATCCGGCTCCTATTTCCGGTCGCGATGCCCTGTTGATCAACCAGGTCTCCTTTTATGACGACCCGGTGCGCTTTACAGCCAGCATCAACACCCTCTGCGATCAGATTGAAGCAAGGATCGCCGCAGGTGAGGGGGTAGCACCGGCCGACACACCGCGTCTGCTCCTCAGTGGCTGCCCCATGGCCGTTCCCAACTGGAAACTGCCCTACATCGTCGAGAGCAGCGGGGCGGTCATTGTGGGGGAGGAATCCTGCATCGGCACCCGCAACAGCCGCGATCTGGTCAATGAAGAGGCGACCACCATGGACGGAATGATCGATGCCCTGGTGGATCGCTACCTGCAAATCGACTGCGCCTGCTTCACCCCCAACAATGAGCGCCAGGCCAACATCCAGACCATGGTCAAGGATCTCAAGGCGGACGGCGTTCTCCATTACAGTCTGATGTTCTGTCAGCCCTACGAGCACGAGGCGATCAAGATCGAGAAAACCCTGCAGCAGGCGGGCGTGCCCATGCTCTCCATTGCCACCGACTACAGCATGGAGGATGTTGAGCAGCTCAAAACCCGGATCGAGGCCTTTGTGGAGATGGTGAAGTAA
- a CDS encoding acyl-CoA dehydratase activase encodes MVMFGGIDIGSRSIELVVRDPHQVISRKKTATTFDPLSQIRLLTQDIECEKLVATGYGRGLVETAGICPQVETITEIKAYGLGASDLFPEARTVLDIGGQDTKAIALKDGRVSKFEMNDRCAAGTGKFLEHLATVFQIPLEEFGAYALGGTTRLEINSMCTVFAETEAISLMARGKKPEDIALGLHASIVKRTLTMLSRVGIEEPLLFAGGVANNPCVVQLLTEALGTPPLIPKEPEMVGAHGAALHACR; translated from the coding sequence ATGGTTATGTTCGGTGGCATCGACATCGGATCGCGCTCCATCGAGCTGGTGGTGCGCGATCCGCACCAAGTCATCAGCCGCAAGAAGACGGCCACCACCTTTGATCCGCTCAGCCAGATTCGCCTGCTGACCCAGGACATCGAATGTGAAAAACTGGTGGCCACCGGCTATGGACGCGGTCTGGTGGAAACTGCAGGCATCTGCCCGCAGGTGGAGACGATCACCGAAATCAAGGCCTACGGACTGGGGGCCAGCGACCTCTTTCCCGAGGCACGCACCGTGCTTGATATAGGCGGCCAGGATACCAAGGCCATTGCCCTCAAGGATGGCCGGGTGAGCAAATTCGAGATGAACGATCGCTGCGCCGCCGGCACCGGTAAATTTCTCGAACACCTGGCCACGGTGTTTCAGATCCCCCTGGAGGAGTTCGGCGCCTACGCCCTTGGCGGCACCACACGGCTGGAGATCAACTCGATGTGTACCGTGTTCGCCGAGACCGAGGCCATCAGCCTCATGGCCCGGGGCAAAAAGCCCGAGGATATCGCCCTGGGCCTGCACGCCTCCATCGTCAAGCGCACCCTGACCATGCTTTCCCGGGTCGGCATCGAGGAACCGCTGCTCTTTGCCGGCGGCGTGGCCAACAACCCCTGCGTGGTCCAACTCCTCACCGAGGCCCTTGGCACACCTCCTCTTATCCCGAAAGAGCCGGAGATGGTCGGTGCCCACGGAGCCGCCCTGCACGCCTGCCGGTGA
- the minE gene encoding cell division topological specificity factor MinE yields the protein MKFLDFFKSKKTGTASVAKERLQIIVAHERRRANTPDFLPQLQNDILEVVRKYIQISEDQIKLSVDKQGDFEVLELNISLAEPGK from the coding sequence ATGAAATTTTTGGATTTTTTTAAATCGAAAAAAACGGGTACTGCATCCGTGGCCAAAGAGCGGTTGCAGATTATCGTTGCCCATGAGCGGCGACGCGCCAATACCCCCGACTTTCTGCCGCAACTGCAGAATGATATTCTGGAAGTAGTACGGAAATACATCCAGATCAGCGAAGATCAGATCAAGCTTTCGGTGGATAAGCAGGGCGATTTCGAGGTGCTTGAACTCAACATCTCCCTGGCCGAACCCGGCAAGTAA
- the minD gene encoding septum site-determining protein MinD gives MVVVTSGKGGVGKTTTSAAFAAALAVRGYKTVVIDFDVGLRNLDLIMGCERRVVYDLLNVIHGEGSLNQALIKDKRVGNLYILPASQTRDKDALTLEGVGEVIDQLRQSFEYIICDSPAGIEKGAMTAMYYADEALVVTNPEISSVRDSDRIIGMLASKTKRSEEDQEPVKVHLVVTRYDPDRVERGDMLSADDVCEILAIPFLGVVPESKLVLAASNSGIPVTMAEDCDAGTAYFDIVDRFLGEDVPYRFLEVQKKGFFSRFFGS, from the coding sequence GTGGTCGTCGTGACGTCCGGCAAGGGCGGTGTGGGCAAAACCACCACCAGTGCGGCTTTTGCTGCTGCGCTGGCGGTCCGAGGGTATAAGACGGTCGTGATCGATTTCGATGTCGGTCTGCGCAACCTCGATCTGATTATGGGCTGCGAGAGACGGGTCGTCTACGACCTGCTCAATGTGATTCACGGCGAGGGTTCGTTGAACCAGGCCCTGATCAAGGACAAACGGGTCGGCAATCTCTATATCCTGCCGGCATCGCAGACCCGGGATAAGGACGCCCTGACCCTGGAGGGGGTGGGAGAGGTCATCGACCAGTTGCGGCAGAGCTTTGAGTACATCATCTGCGATTCGCCCGCGGGTATTGAAAAGGGCGCCATGACCGCGATGTACTATGCCGACGAGGCGTTGGTGGTCACCAATCCCGAAATTTCCTCGGTACGTGACTCCGATCGTATCATTGGTATGCTTGCCAGCAAAACCAAGCGCTCCGAGGAAGATCAGGAACCGGTCAAGGTACACCTGGTGGTCACCCGCTACGATCCGGACCGGGTGGAGCGGGGCGATATGCTCAGTGCCGATGATGTGTGCGAGATTCTCGCCATTCCTTTTCTAGGGGTGGTGCCCGAATCCAAACTGGTTCTGGCTGCCTCCAACTCGGGTATTCCGGTGACCATGGCCGAAGACTGCGACGCCGGTACCGCCTACTTTGATATTGTGGACCGGTTCCTGGGCGAGGATGTACCGTACCGCTTCCTCGAAGTTCAGAAAAAGGGTTTCTTCTCCCGCTTCTTTGGATCCTAA
- the minC gene encoding septum site-determining protein MinC: MKESDSTGEASVFELKGSVLTVMVLYIRETDPDLLYPQLKKKIGPARSFFSNAPVLVDLKGVDEEEQLRLDFLVLTTFLRGLGLVPVGVRAAAERVAQRVLDAGLGVLPPVKSEKNVLTAEGAPVVEHVIEPVPDPPAPPEPESAAEPVTEVKAVPTMVIRQPVRSGQQVVAQEGDLVILSSVNAGAEVVAAGNIHVYGALRGRAMAGVHGNADARVFCLQCNPELVAIADAYVVNDLLENRVINQCVTINRGSKGLEFEVLGSFDPRRG, from the coding sequence ATGAAAGAAAGCGATTCAACCGGCGAAGCCTCAGTGTTTGAACTCAAAGGCAGTGTGCTCACCGTTATGGTGCTCTACATTCGGGAGACCGATCCCGATTTGCTCTATCCGCAGCTGAAAAAAAAGATCGGCCCGGCCCGGTCATTTTTCAGCAACGCCCCGGTCCTGGTCGATCTCAAGGGCGTGGACGAGGAAGAGCAGCTGCGCCTGGATTTTCTCGTGCTCACTACCTTTCTCCGTGGGTTGGGATTGGTGCCGGTGGGGGTCCGGGCGGCTGCCGAGAGGGTGGCCCAGCGGGTGCTCGATGCCGGACTTGGGGTGTTGCCCCCGGTCAAGAGCGAGAAAAATGTGCTCACCGCCGAGGGGGCCCCGGTGGTGGAGCATGTGATTGAACCGGTTCCCGATCCACCCGCCCCGCCTGAGCCGGAGTCTGCAGCCGAACCGGTGACCGAGGTAAAGGCCGTGCCCACCATGGTCATTCGCCAGCCGGTCCGTTCCGGGCAGCAGGTGGTGGCCCAGGAGGGGGATCTGGTTATTCTCTCATCGGTGAACGCCGGTGCCGAGGTGGTTGCGGCCGGCAACATTCATGTCTACGGCGCACTGCGCGGCCGTGCCATGGCCGGTGTGCACGGTAATGCCGATGCCCGCGTGTTTTGCCTTCAGTGCAACCCCGAGTTGGTGGCAATCGCCGATGCCTATGTGGTCAACGACCTGCTGGAGAATCGGGTGATCAATCAGTGCGTGACGATCAACCGTGGCAGCAAAGGTCTGGAGTTCGAAGTGTTGGGATCCTTTGATCCCCGTCGAGGCTAA
- a CDS encoding ATP-binding protein: MLFAIVGCSLLCLLLAVSVQLIVQYRQNVADIHSRLEFIAQSYVPALTASAYQLDEDQMRIELRGLLQLQDLEYAEVREQLNDQVVIIAEGNQETDAPIVRQYPLVYQAVRPIPVGTLVVRAGFDGVYSRLKQQATTIFLTNILLIVPLSAAILLLFQWCLNRHMTRMVGFTASLDLDHLDEPLELHRSSRLSSPDELDQLVAAINGMRLRIRDDMQRRAEADQELLFRKTLLECILQARIDGICITGTEKNCLFGNRRFADLWQTQIDCAPGLPTAPIFAGIAGQLADPEPFEDALRQAEESAEARFQGDLLLQNGKTFEYYTVPVQSAEGTVYGRLWSFRDISERKSIEEQLRQARKMETLGSLAGGIAHDFNNLLSPIIGYAELGLNQIEPDDPLRTSLGQILKAAGRAADLTRQILAFSRKQMLEVRILDLNEVISEYEDMLRRLLSEAIAVQIVLSPQPASVRVDRGQIEQVILNMAVNARDAMPDGGALTIETAEVSLDQRYAERHVEVAAGEYVMLSISDTGIGIEESIRDRIFEPFFTTKERGKGTGLGLATSFGIIKQHHGHLWVYSEPGHGTTFKIFLPKAEQELSPAEDGNLAVVPVVNGSEHIFVVEDDVMVRELVCETLLSQGYRVSEAEDPELALALFTEIGPVDLLVTDVVMPHVNGKELHRRLNQQQPGLKVLYMSGYSENVIAEQGMLHRGVDFVQKPFSVRTLLDKVQQALNKQL; the protein is encoded by the coding sequence TTGCTTTTCGCCATTGTCGGTTGCAGCCTGCTCTGTCTTCTGCTGGCTGTCAGCGTTCAACTCATTGTCCAGTACCGCCAGAATGTGGCGGATATCCATTCACGTCTCGAATTCATCGCGCAAAGCTATGTGCCTGCCCTGACAGCCAGCGCCTACCAGCTCGATGAAGACCAGATGCGGATTGAGTTGCGGGGCTTGCTGCAACTTCAGGACCTGGAGTATGCCGAAGTGCGGGAGCAGCTCAACGATCAGGTCGTGATCATTGCCGAAGGAAATCAAGAGACCGATGCGCCGATCGTTCGTCAGTATCCACTCGTCTATCAGGCTGTTCGGCCAATTCCGGTGGGCACCCTGGTGGTGCGGGCAGGTTTCGATGGGGTTTATTCCCGCCTCAAACAACAGGCGACGACCATCTTTCTGACCAATATCTTGTTGATCGTGCCCCTGTCGGCGGCAATTCTCCTTCTGTTTCAGTGGTGTCTCAATCGTCACATGACGCGCATGGTCGGTTTCACGGCTTCCTTGGATCTAGATCATTTGGACGAACCTCTGGAGCTGCATCGATCTTCTCGCCTCTCGTCCCCCGATGAACTGGATCAGCTGGTCGCTGCCATCAACGGGATGCGCCTGCGGATCCGTGATGACATGCAGCGACGGGCGGAGGCGGATCAGGAGCTTCTTTTCCGTAAGACCCTTTTAGAGTGCATTCTCCAGGCGCGGATTGACGGTATCTGTATCACCGGAACCGAAAAAAACTGTCTTTTTGGCAACCGACGTTTTGCCGATCTCTGGCAGACTCAAATCGATTGCGCCCCCGGGCTCCCCACAGCCCCCATTTTCGCGGGCATTGCAGGGCAATTGGCCGATCCTGAACCATTCGAAGACGCCTTGCGCCAGGCCGAGGAATCGGCTGAGGCTCGGTTTCAGGGGGATTTGTTGCTGCAAAACGGCAAAACTTTTGAATATTATACCGTGCCGGTCCAGTCTGCCGAGGGAACGGTCTATGGCCGTTTGTGGAGCTTTCGCGATATCAGCGAACGCAAGAGCATCGAGGAACAGCTGCGGCAGGCTCGGAAAATGGAGACGCTGGGAAGCCTTGCCGGTGGTATTGCCCATGACTTCAACAACCTGCTCTCGCCAATCATCGGTTATGCCGAATTGGGGCTCAATCAAATTGAACCCGACGACCCGCTGCGGACCTCCTTGGGCCAGATCCTCAAGGCCGCCGGCAGGGCTGCCGATCTGACACGACAGATTCTGGCCTTCAGCCGCAAGCAGATGCTGGAGGTGCGGATCCTCGATCTGAACGAGGTCATCAGCGAATATGAAGATATGCTGCGGCGGTTGCTGAGCGAAGCGATTGCGGTGCAGATCGTGCTTTCGCCACAACCTGCCTCAGTGCGGGTCGATCGGGGGCAGATCGAACAGGTGATCCTCAACATGGCGGTCAATGCCCGGGACGCCATGCCCGATGGCGGGGCCCTGACCATCGAAACCGCAGAGGTCTCCTTGGATCAACGGTATGCCGAACGGCATGTCGAGGTTGCAGCGGGGGAGTATGTCATGCTCTCCATCAGCGATACCGGTATAGGGATCGAGGAGTCGATTCGCGACCGCATCTTTGAACCATTTTTCACCACCAAGGAACGGGGCAAGGGCACAGGGCTGGGGCTGGCAACCTCCTTTGGTATTATCAAGCAGCACCATGGCCACCTCTGGGTCTACAGTGAGCCTGGCCACGGGACGACCTTTAAAATTTTTCTCCCCAAGGCCGAGCAGGAGCTCAGTCCGGCAGAGGACGGGAATTTGGCTGTGGTTCCCGTGGTCAACGGCAGCGAGCATATTTTTGTGGTCGAAGATGATGTCATGGTGCGTGAACTGGTTTGCGAGACCCTCCTCTCCCAGGGATACCGGGTGAGTGAAGCCGAGGATCCCGAACTGGCCTTGGCCCTGTTCACCGAGATTGGTCCGGTGGACCTGTTGGTGACCGACGTGGTCATGCCGCATGTGAACGGCAAGGAGCTTCATCGGCGATTGAACCAACAGCAACCCGGACTCAAGGTCCTCTATATGTCCGGGTACTCGGAAAATGTCATAGCCGAGCAGGGCATGCTCCACCGTGGGGTCGATTTTGTGCAGAAGCCGTTTTCGGTGCGGACGCTTTTGGATAAGGTGCAGCAGGCCCTGAACAAACAGCTCTGA
- a CDS encoding transporter substrate-binding domain-containing protein, protein MSMFNAFALNGRLYFLRSFLQGFLAHPTAIAVFALSLVALAFGTHVPCAQAKQPVSKVLRLANGEWPPYTGQHLPGFGCDSQVVSEAFSMVGIQVDYVFLPWARGMLLSRNGVLDGAIEWAETPEHRKSHFISNQPLSKQDFVFFYRKGSSLDWQKLEDLHNQRIGLTIGYVYYDLFKAMQRKYPAVFSEAASDVLNFRKLLSRRIDLFPIEKTVGQYLLKSKFSAQEQAALAIHPKPINEFKPHLLLSRVVKGNEQRMQLFEQGLQQLQASGRYAAIMAGCSYEIP, encoded by the coding sequence ATGAGTATGTTCAATGCCTTTGCCTTGAACGGTCGGCTGTATTTTCTACGGAGCTTTCTTCAAGGGTTTCTCGCCCACCCCACTGCCATAGCCGTTTTCGCCCTGTCACTGGTCGCCCTTGCATTTGGTACTCATGTGCCCTGTGCACAGGCGAAACAACCGGTGTCCAAGGTGCTCCGTTTGGCAAACGGTGAATGGCCGCCCTATACCGGCCAGCATCTGCCGGGGTTTGGCTGCGACTCACAGGTCGTGAGCGAAGCTTTTTCCATGGTCGGGATTCAGGTTGATTATGTGTTTCTGCCCTGGGCCCGAGGAATGCTTCTCTCCCGCAACGGCGTGCTTGACGGCGCGATCGAGTGGGCGGAAACACCCGAACACCGTAAAAGCCATTTTATCTCTAACCAGCCACTCTCCAAGCAGGATTTTGTCTTCTTTTATCGCAAAGGATCTTCCCTTGATTGGCAAAAGTTGGAGGATCTGCACAACCAGCGCATTGGCCTGACAATAGGCTACGTTTATTACGATCTGTTCAAAGCAATGCAGCGCAAATATCCAGCCGTTTTCAGCGAAGCTGCCAGTGATGTGCTCAATTTCAGGAAGTTGCTGAGCCGCAGGATTGATCTTTTTCCCATCGAGAAAACGGTCGGTCAATATCTGCTCAAATCCAAGTTCTCGGCCCAAGAACAGGCCGCCCTTGCCATTCATCCCAAACCGATCAACGAATTCAAACCCCACCTGCTCCTGTCACGGGTGGTCAAAGGCAACGAGCAGCGCATGCAACTCTTTGAACAGGGGTTGCAGCAGTTGCAGGCCAGCGGTCGTTATGCGGCGATCATGGCAGGCTGCTCTTACGAAATTCCGTGA